Proteins found in one Microbacterium sp. SSM24 genomic segment:
- a CDS encoding DUF2306 domain-containing protein — protein MTRLIEPVRTAPATGRPGRRVGARIAWIFVLLTALAVVAYSAVPYFTASLRELAGDEVGLAPTYAEASVFVQGALYVHIVGGATALVAGALQFWRGLRERAPRVHRWIGRVYLVGVAIGGVAGLVIAPSSPAGYVGFFGFGALAVLWLVTGWRAYRAIRRRDVPSHQAWMIRNYALTYAGVTLRLWLPLLLLAPLLLGQPWEFDSAFANAYAAVPFLCWLPNLVVAEWLIRRRGLPSYRLPVTRG, from the coding sequence GTGACACGTCTCATCGAACCCGTACGCACCGCTCCCGCCACAGGTCGCCCCGGCCGTCGGGTCGGAGCCCGCATCGCCTGGATCTTCGTCCTGCTCACGGCCCTCGCCGTCGTGGCGTACTCGGCGGTGCCTTACTTCACCGCATCCCTGCGTGAGCTCGCCGGCGATGAGGTCGGACTCGCGCCGACGTACGCGGAGGCATCCGTGTTCGTCCAAGGCGCCCTCTATGTGCACATCGTCGGCGGCGCGACGGCCCTCGTCGCGGGCGCGCTGCAGTTCTGGCGCGGGCTGCGCGAGCGGGCGCCGCGCGTGCACCGCTGGATCGGCCGGGTCTACCTCGTGGGCGTGGCGATCGGCGGCGTCGCCGGTCTTGTGATCGCGCCCTCGAGCCCGGCCGGCTACGTCGGCTTCTTCGGGTTCGGCGCGCTCGCGGTGCTGTGGCTGGTGACGGGATGGCGGGCGTATCGCGCGATCCGCCGCCGCGACGTGCCCAGTCACCAGGCGTGGATGATCCGCAACTACGCCCTCACCTATGCGGGAGTCACGCTGCGCCTGTGGCTGCCGCTCCTGCTGCTCGCACCGCTCCTGCTCGGGCAGCCATGGGAGTTCGACAGCGCGTTCGCAAACGCCTACGCGGCCGTGCCGTTCCTGTGCTGGCTGCCCAACCTCGTCGTCGCGGAGTGGCTGATCCGCCGGCGCGGGCTTCCCTCCTACCGCCTGCCGGTCACACGCGGCTGA
- a CDS encoding TM0106 family RecB-like putative nuclease produces MRYIEDEGRIVWSASDLKAAAECEFAWLRAIDARLGRVEAVEEPEDLTLERAGRLGTAHELRVLADYIERFGDGVVEIPETRSSDAAALADAVALTNAALASDADVVYQAAFATSDFVGFADFLVRDDAGRWVVQDTKLARRARVTALMQLAAYVAQLDRLGVPRADRVELLLGDGTVSEHDVDDLLPVFSLRRERLAALIADRRLDLGGDGAPIAWGDPRGDLDVVACGRCATCDAEVVASRDLLLVAGMRPVQRERLRTAGLRTIDDLATALDGPAGMNPDTFGMLRTQALLQLESPAGTPPLVAAKPDTAASPPVPTFRVVAPTALGALPRPDHGDLFFDFEGDPLHTEPNPPGRESEPVQWGIDYLFGWVDDREDYTALWAHTFAEEKRALETFLDIVNLRRFQFPAMHIYHYAPYEPTHLLAMAARHGVREADVDRLLRDGVFVDLYPIVRRALRVGSRSYSIKKLEPLYMGEEVRTSDVQKGDDSIVRYVEARALIADGADAEGSAVLDDLADYNRYDCVSTRRLRDWLVDRARETGMRPSPNPEPDERTYEPSPRALALDRLAAQHPPDSAEAQSLRLGAAAIDYYPREAKSFWATHFLRLREPVSLWEETRDVVVIDPARSRVIEDWHFAESGRGGERRTVELRGELAPGTRLSTGANPFALYELPAPYPFEATVRWIHSYRTLTVLEVLDDGAIVEETAVDGVTWERLPIALTPAAPPSAGNQQSAIDEWADAVLDAAPEFPAGPATDILRRRPPRTRTAALPASAGDDVDAIVRAVLDLDRSYLAVQGPPGTGKTYVGSHVIARLVRDHAFKIGVVAQGHATVEQLLERAIAAGVPPQAVAKAPKDAAADHGFTVIPKNGVAAFTAEQAATGYVIGGTAWDFSHQGRIPRGSLDLLVIDEAGQFSLASTVAVSVAAPRLLLLGDPQQLPQVSQGTHPEPVDTSALGWVMDGADVIPSEYGYFLARTRRMHPAVAEPVSHLSYRGELEAHPSTALRRIDGVTAGVIPVPVRHRGNATRSVEEADQVVAIVRDLVGRPWTDIAVDDADAATVQQVRPLAQSDIIVVTPYNAQQVAVEEALAAAGFADIPVGTVDKFQGQEAAVAIVSLAASSGRDAPRGLEFLLLRNRLNVAISRAKHTAYLVHSPALLDDLPYTPEGVARLSGFARLVGRG; encoded by the coding sequence ATGCGATACATCGAAGACGAGGGCCGGATCGTCTGGAGCGCCAGTGACCTCAAGGCCGCGGCCGAGTGCGAGTTCGCGTGGCTGCGCGCCATCGACGCCCGGCTCGGGCGGGTGGAAGCCGTCGAAGAGCCCGAAGACCTCACGCTCGAGCGCGCCGGCCGGCTCGGCACCGCGCACGAGCTGCGCGTGCTCGCCGACTACATCGAGCGATTCGGCGACGGGGTCGTCGAGATTCCCGAGACGCGGTCGTCGGATGCCGCCGCCCTCGCCGATGCGGTGGCATTGACGAACGCCGCCCTGGCGTCCGACGCCGACGTCGTCTACCAGGCCGCGTTCGCGACATCCGACTTCGTGGGCTTCGCCGACTTCCTGGTGCGCGACGACGCGGGCCGGTGGGTGGTCCAAGACACCAAGCTGGCGCGTCGCGCGCGCGTCACGGCCCTCATGCAGCTCGCGGCATACGTCGCCCAGCTCGACCGCCTCGGCGTCCCGCGCGCCGACCGGGTGGAGCTGCTGCTCGGTGACGGCACCGTCAGCGAGCACGACGTCGACGACCTGCTCCCCGTCTTCTCCCTCCGTCGCGAGCGCCTCGCGGCGCTCATCGCCGACCGCCGGCTCGACCTCGGTGGTGACGGTGCCCCGATCGCGTGGGGGGACCCCCGCGGCGATCTCGACGTCGTGGCATGCGGCCGCTGCGCGACGTGCGACGCCGAGGTCGTGGCATCCCGCGACCTGCTGCTCGTGGCGGGCATGCGTCCCGTGCAGCGCGAGCGACTGCGAACCGCCGGGCTGCGCACGATCGACGACCTCGCCACCGCCCTCGACGGGCCCGCCGGCATGAACCCCGACACGTTCGGGATGCTGCGCACGCAGGCGCTCCTTCAGCTCGAGAGCCCGGCAGGCACACCGCCGCTCGTCGCCGCGAAGCCCGACACCGCGGCTTCGCCGCCGGTGCCGACGTTCCGCGTCGTGGCGCCGACCGCGCTGGGCGCGCTGCCGCGGCCCGACCACGGCGACCTGTTCTTCGATTTCGAAGGAGATCCGCTCCACACCGAGCCGAATCCGCCCGGACGCGAGAGCGAGCCGGTGCAGTGGGGGATCGACTACCTGTTCGGGTGGGTCGACGACCGCGAGGACTACACCGCGCTGTGGGCGCACACGTTCGCCGAAGAGAAGCGCGCACTCGAGACCTTCCTCGACATCGTCAACCTGCGTCGGTTCCAGTTCCCGGCCATGCACATCTACCACTACGCCCCGTACGAGCCCACGCACCTACTGGCCATGGCAGCGCGGCACGGCGTGCGCGAGGCCGACGTCGACCGCCTGCTGCGCGACGGCGTCTTCGTCGACCTCTACCCGATCGTCCGACGCGCCCTGCGCGTGGGCTCGCGGTCGTACTCGATCAAGAAGCTCGAACCCCTGTACATGGGCGAAGAGGTGCGTACGAGCGACGTCCAGAAGGGCGACGACTCGATCGTCCGCTACGTCGAAGCGCGCGCGCTGATCGCCGACGGAGCGGATGCCGAGGGCTCGGCCGTGCTCGACGACCTGGCCGACTACAACCGCTACGACTGCGTGTCGACGCGTCGCCTGCGGGACTGGCTCGTCGACCGGGCACGCGAGACGGGCATGCGGCCCTCGCCGAACCCCGAGCCCGACGAACGGACGTACGAGCCGTCACCGCGGGCCCTCGCACTCGACCGGCTGGCCGCGCAGCATCCGCCCGACTCGGCCGAAGCGCAGTCGCTCCGGCTCGGCGCGGCCGCGATCGACTACTACCCCCGCGAGGCGAAGTCGTTCTGGGCGACGCACTTCCTCCGGCTGCGCGAACCCGTCTCGCTGTGGGAGGAGACGCGCGATGTGGTCGTGATCGATCCCGCGCGCAGCCGGGTCATCGAGGACTGGCACTTCGCCGAGAGCGGCCGCGGAGGCGAGCGGCGCACGGTCGAGCTCCGCGGCGAGCTCGCCCCCGGCACCCGGCTCAGCACGGGCGCCAACCCGTTCGCGCTCTACGAGCTGCCCGCGCCGTACCCGTTCGAGGCGACCGTGCGCTGGATCCACTCGTACCGCACCCTGACCGTGCTCGAAGTGCTCGACGACGGCGCCATCGTCGAAGAGACCGCGGTCGACGGCGTCACGTGGGAACGGCTCCCGATCGCGCTGACCCCCGCGGCCCCGCCGTCCGCGGGCAACCAGCAGTCGGCGATCGACGAGTGGGCCGATGCCGTCCTCGATGCGGCGCCGGAGTTCCCCGCCGGCCCCGCGACCGACATCCTGCGACGCCGGCCGCCGCGCACGCGCACCGCCGCGCTCCCCGCTTCGGCAGGCGACGACGTCGACGCGATCGTTCGCGCGGTGCTCGACCTCGACCGCAGCTACCTCGCCGTGCAGGGGCCTCCCGGCACCGGCAAGACCTATGTCGGTTCGCACGTCATCGCCCGGCTCGTGCGCGATCACGCCTTCAAGATCGGCGTGGTCGCCCAAGGGCACGCCACCGTCGAGCAACTGCTCGAACGCGCCATCGCCGCCGGAGTCCCGCCGCAGGCCGTGGCGAAGGCGCCGAAGGATGCCGCGGCCGACCACGGGTTCACGGTGATCCCCAAGAACGGCGTCGCGGCGTTCACGGCCGAGCAGGCGGCGACCGGGTACGTCATCGGCGGCACCGCGTGGGACTTCAGTCACCAGGGTCGCATCCCTCGCGGCAGCCTCGACCTCCTCGTCATCGACGAAGCGGGACAGTTCTCCCTCGCGTCGACCGTCGCGGTGTCCGTCGCCGCACCCCGGCTCCTGCTCCTCGGCGACCCGCAGCAGCTGCCGCAGGTGAGCCAGGGCACACATCCGGAACCCGTCGACACCTCGGCGCTGGGGTGGGTGATGGACGGTGCCGACGTCATCCCGTCCGAGTACGGCTACTTCCTCGCGCGCACCCGTCGGATGCATCCCGCTGTGGCCGAGCCGGTGTCGCACCTGTCCTACCGCGGCGAGCTCGAAGCGCACCCGTCGACGGCCCTGCGCCGCATCGACGGCGTGACGGCGGGGGTGATCCCCGTGCCCGTCCGCCATCGCGGCAACGCCACACGCTCGGTCGAAGAGGCCGATCAGGTGGTGGCGATCGTACGGGACCTCGTCGGTCGCCCGTGGACCGACATCGCCGTCGATGACGCCGACGCGGCCACGGTGCAGCAGGTCCGTCCGCTCGCGCAGAGCGACATCATCGTCGTCACGCCGTACAACGCGCAGCAGGTCGCCGTCGAAGAGGCACTCGCCGCGGCAGGCTTCGCCGACATTCCCGTCGGAACGGTCGACAAGTTCCAGGGGCAGGAGGCTGCCGTCGCGATCGTGTCGCTCGCGGCATCCTCCGGTCGCGATGCCCCACGCGGGCTCGAATTTCTCCTGCTGCGCAACCGGCTCAACGTCGCGATCTCCCGCGCGAAGCACACCGCCTACCTCGTGCACTCGCCGGCGCTCTTGGACGATCTGCCGTACACGCCCGAAGGAGTCGCGCGACTGAGCGGCTTCGCCAGGCTCGTCGGGCGCGGCTGA
- a CDS encoding cation diffusion facilitator family transporter, producing MSASGGGKAILAAFLANMGIALAKFIAWFLSGSASMLAEAIHSVADSGNQLLLMLGGRKAKKRADREHPFGYGRERYVYAFVVSIILFSVGGLFSIYEGIEKLTHPHELTNYWIPIAVLLIAIVLESFSLRTAVKESNHVRGRGQSWVSFVRHAKAPELPVVLLEDIAALVGLVFALFGVGMTWLTHNPLFDAIGTLMIGTLLILVAIALGIETKSLLVGEGATDADHDSIVTAITTGHEIEKLIHMKTLYLGPDELLVAAKLGFASDRPLADVAADIDRIETRVREAVPAARVIYLEPDIYRPGDDPAPPTEEFVIRSAD from the coding sequence ATGAGTGCTTCCGGCGGTGGCAAGGCGATCCTCGCGGCGTTCCTGGCGAACATGGGCATCGCCCTCGCGAAGTTCATCGCATGGTTCCTCTCGGGATCCGCCTCGATGCTCGCCGAAGCGATCCACTCCGTCGCCGATTCGGGCAACCAGCTGCTGCTCATGCTCGGCGGACGCAAGGCGAAGAAGCGCGCCGACCGCGAGCATCCGTTCGGCTACGGTCGCGAGCGGTACGTGTACGCGTTCGTCGTGTCGATCATCCTGTTCTCCGTCGGTGGCCTGTTCTCGATCTACGAGGGCATCGAGAAGCTCACCCACCCGCATGAGCTCACCAACTACTGGATCCCGATCGCGGTGCTCCTCATCGCGATCGTGCTCGAGTCGTTCTCGCTGCGCACGGCCGTGAAGGAGAGCAACCACGTCCGCGGGCGCGGGCAGTCGTGGGTGTCGTTCGTGCGGCACGCGAAGGCTCCCGAGCTGCCCGTCGTGCTGCTCGAGGACATCGCCGCCCTCGTGGGGCTCGTCTTCGCGCTGTTCGGCGTCGGCATGACCTGGCTCACGCACAACCCGCTCTTCGACGCCATCGGCACGCTCATGATCGGCACGCTCCTGATCCTGGTCGCGATCGCGCTCGGCATCGAGACGAAGAGCCTGCTCGTCGGCGAAGGAGCCACGGATGCCGACCACGACAGCATCGTCACGGCGATCACCACGGGGCACGAGATCGAGAAGCTGATCCACATGAAGACCCTCTACCTCGGCCCGGACGAGCTGCTCGTCGCGGCGAAGCTCGGCTTCGCCTCGGATCGGCCGCTGGCGGATGTCGCGGCCGACATCGACCGCATAGAGACGCGTGTGCGCGAGGCCGTGCCGGCCGCTCGCGTCATCTACCTCGAACCCGACATCTACCGGCCCGGCGATGACCCGGCCCCTCCGACGGAGGAGTTCGTCATCAGGTCGGCGGACTGA
- a CDS encoding LLM class F420-dependent oxidoreductase gives MEYCVFTEPQQGAGYDDQLVFAQTAERVGFDGFFRSDHYLRMGPGDPLPGPTDAWTTLAGLARETSRIRLGTLVSSVTYRQPGVLAIQVAQVDAMSGGRVELGLGTGWFEREHQAYGIPFPAKRFDLLEEQLAIVTGLWGTPAGETFGFDGAHYRLTDAPPLPRPVQSRVPVIVGGGGPRRTPELAARFATEFNIGFRPEHEIAEKFAGVRAACERIGRDPATLKLSVALTTLAGANDAELARRAANLGDTVDDMRDGVNIVGGRDEIADKAERLAALGADRIYLQLLDLQDVEQVDYLGSDVLPHLPR, from the coding sequence ATGGAGTACTGCGTCTTCACCGAGCCTCAGCAGGGTGCCGGCTACGACGACCAGCTCGTGTTCGCCCAGACCGCCGAGCGGGTCGGGTTCGACGGCTTCTTCCGCTCCGACCACTACTTGCGGATGGGCCCGGGCGATCCGCTCCCCGGTCCGACCGATGCGTGGACCACGCTGGCGGGTCTCGCGCGCGAGACGTCGCGCATCCGCCTCGGCACCCTCGTCTCGTCGGTGACGTACCGCCAGCCGGGGGTCCTTGCGATCCAGGTGGCACAGGTCGACGCGATGTCGGGCGGGCGCGTCGAACTCGGGCTCGGAACCGGCTGGTTCGAGCGGGAGCACCAGGCCTACGGCATCCCGTTCCCCGCGAAGCGGTTCGATCTGCTCGAGGAGCAGCTCGCCATCGTCACCGGCCTGTGGGGCACCCCCGCCGGCGAGACGTTCGGGTTCGACGGCGCGCACTACCGCCTGACGGATGCGCCCCCGCTCCCCCGTCCGGTGCAGTCCCGGGTGCCGGTGATCGTCGGCGGCGGCGGCCCGAGGCGCACCCCTGAGCTCGCGGCGCGGTTCGCGACGGAGTTCAACATCGGCTTCCGCCCGGAGCACGAGATCGCCGAGAAGTTCGCGGGCGTGCGCGCGGCCTGCGAGCGCATCGGCCGCGACCCGGCCACGCTGAAGCTCTCGGTCGCGCTGACGACTCTGGCGGGGGCGAACGACGCCGAACTCGCGCGCCGGGCGGCGAACCTCGGCGACACCGTCGACGACATGCGCGACGGTGTGAACATCGTGGGTGGCCGCGACGAGATCGCCGACAAGGCCGAGCGCCTCGCCGCACTCGGCGCCGACCGGATCTACCTGCAGCTCCTCGACCTGCAGGACGTCGAGCAGGTCGACTATCTCGGCTCTGACGTGCTGCCGCACCTTCCGCGCTGA
- a CDS encoding DUF3467 domain-containing protein produces the protein MAEEAPRQFEIDLPPEHIGGAYADFANVWHTPTVFVMDFLTLAQPPREQVDAETGERQTIVPARVVSRIRIPPEQVFELAKALTQQLEFWEQETGRRNPQGPLLDD, from the coding sequence ATGGCCGAAGAGGCACCCCGCCAGTTCGAGATCGACCTGCCCCCGGAGCACATCGGCGGCGCGTACGCCGACTTCGCGAACGTCTGGCACACGCCGACCGTCTTCGTCATGGACTTCCTCACCCTCGCGCAGCCGCCGCGCGAGCAGGTCGACGCAGAAACCGGAGAACGACAGACGATCGTGCCTGCCCGCGTCGTGAGCCGCATCCGCATTCCTCCCGAGCAGGTGTTCGAACTCGCGAAGGCGCTCACGCAGCAGCTCGAGTTCTGGGAGCAGGAGACCGGCCGGCGCAACCCGCAGGGTCCCCTCCTCGACGACTGA
- a CDS encoding DUF6923 family protein, protein MLAASLVAAVVLVPVAAAPANAAPGDPFDANTPAVFVAQDTPTQLYRAVHGTGAITFAAEGAAASVSYNAMSYNTTNNYLYAIRRDAGSRTTLLRIGQGGVVTSLGAVAGLANPGAEAYNQGAFGSGATANILYVRASGATTSTMYAVNITTRTATLVTLSAPVPNVSDLVWKDGFLWGLQSDDVMYRINPSTGQVSSWPTGLGLSRTFGAQWVYGNGNLGLSSNVDGNIYQVAIGNPAGAAPTFTLIAQTTGPTSANNDGAANPGLNADLGIVKTGPATYTPGGSITYSLAVTNHGPGVSSGSQLTDALPAGFTLTSTSISGCAVTAGVLRCALPGMNVGATQTLTITGTLSTSLTGALSNTARVIGNELDPNPANDQSSTSATQPPFRCAATTIYGLNTSGAILAIDRTTGASVQEGFFPAGGATSLNGLAITSDGRFAYATTQAGTKTVYRYDTTTGIVSTLGTIPGVSVNLFMGALNPTNGLYYVGGRNGSEYVFYAFDPATGSSSGLQFRVAAPAGATGGNGDLVFDSQGRAYIVTSTPTPGTNVNELVVVDAPPSDGSLSAARLLAHPAPTSVPFQGIAFGSDGYLYTQHSGATKVLSRVDPNSGAQISSVTIRNPDGSDNTAVSDLSSCTLNSTLTLRKNIVGRYAASDQFTVTITGNGIASGNTGTTSGSSTGLQTAASATAGALVGVPGRTYTITETPAGGASLANYRSTWECRDTSSSNALLASGTGASGTVTMPLGSNTGSHVVCVFTNTPIPSWTLSKQALRGTDVLPAGAAVQPGEVITYRVTATNTSLAAVDAVRLTDDLTQVLDDATFVPGSAQLVIAGGSPSAVPNPVGGQLVAGPFTLPGSATAELTYRVRVDDDAWSARLTNVVTGAGGTPGDPLPPQSCTTACTTTQITPSPVQIQKVGEASSGDVVPMDGSRWAIWDAAVGGTALVDPVPAATTGGNPVTGLFRATTLTAGTYWLEETRALDGFALLPERVPFTIAADGSITLGAGVSASIEIVTVGGVATIRVEDMPAFDLPAAGGPGATAISLVGLALLLCSFAVAGFIRVRQRRSPALLRGSGE, encoded by the coding sequence ATGCTGGCGGCTTCGCTGGTGGCGGCCGTCGTGCTGGTTCCGGTGGCAGCCGCTCCGGCGAACGCGGCGCCCGGCGATCCGTTCGACGCGAACACGCCGGCGGTGTTCGTGGCGCAGGACACGCCCACCCAGTTGTACCGGGCGGTGCACGGCACGGGTGCGATCACCTTCGCGGCGGAGGGCGCTGCGGCATCGGTGAGCTACAACGCGATGAGTTACAACACGACCAACAACTACCTCTACGCCATACGGCGTGATGCCGGATCCCGCACCACTCTGCTGCGCATCGGGCAAGGCGGTGTCGTCACGTCGCTGGGCGCCGTCGCAGGTCTGGCCAATCCGGGCGCCGAGGCATACAACCAGGGAGCATTCGGCTCCGGCGCGACCGCGAACATCCTGTACGTCCGCGCCTCGGGCGCCACCACGTCGACGATGTACGCCGTCAACATCACGACGCGCACCGCCACGCTCGTGACGCTCTCGGCGCCGGTGCCGAACGTGTCGGATCTGGTCTGGAAAGACGGATTCCTCTGGGGACTGCAGAGCGACGACGTCATGTACCGGATCAATCCGTCGACCGGCCAGGTCTCGTCCTGGCCGACCGGACTGGGACTCTCGCGCACCTTCGGCGCGCAGTGGGTCTACGGCAACGGAAACCTCGGTCTGTCGAGCAACGTCGATGGGAACATCTATCAGGTCGCCATCGGCAATCCGGCCGGAGCCGCACCCACCTTCACGCTGATCGCCCAGACCACCGGACCGACCTCGGCGAACAACGACGGCGCCGCCAACCCCGGCCTCAACGCCGACCTCGGCATCGTCAAGACCGGACCGGCCACCTACACACCCGGCGGCTCGATCACCTACTCCCTCGCGGTCACCAACCACGGACCCGGGGTGTCGTCGGGCAGTCAGCTCACCGACGCGCTGCCTGCGGGATTCACCCTGACCTCGACCTCGATCTCCGGCTGCGCGGTGACCGCCGGCGTGCTGCGATGCGCACTGCCCGGCATGAACGTCGGCGCCACCCAGACGCTCACGATCACGGGGACGCTCTCGACCTCGCTCACCGGAGCCCTCTCCAACACGGCCCGGGTGATCGGCAACGAGCTCGACCCGAACCCGGCGAACGATCAATCATCGACGAGCGCGACGCAGCCGCCGTTCCGGTGTGCGGCGACCACGATCTACGGCCTGAACACGAGTGGCGCGATCCTCGCGATCGATCGCACGACGGGGGCGTCTGTGCAGGAGGGGTTCTTCCCGGCAGGAGGGGCGACCTCGCTGAACGGCCTTGCAATCACCTCGGATGGCCGGTTCGCCTATGCGACGACGCAGGCCGGGACCAAGACGGTGTACCGGTATGACACCACGACGGGAATCGTGTCGACCTTGGGCACGATCCCCGGGGTGTCGGTGAATCTGTTCATGGGGGCACTGAACCCGACGAACGGGCTGTACTACGTCGGCGGCAGGAACGGGTCGGAGTACGTCTTCTACGCATTCGACCCCGCCACGGGCTCATCCTCGGGGCTGCAGTTCCGGGTGGCGGCGCCGGCCGGCGCGACAGGGGGGAACGGGGACCTGGTGTTCGACAGTCAGGGGCGGGCGTACATCGTGACATCCACCCCGACCCCGGGGACGAACGTCAACGAGTTGGTCGTCGTCGATGCTCCGCCCAGCGATGGCAGCCTCTCGGCGGCTCGGCTGCTCGCCCATCCTGCGCCGACGAGCGTGCCGTTCCAGGGCATCGCGTTCGGCAGCGACGGCTACCTCTACACGCAGCACAGCGGCGCGACGAAGGTGCTCTCCCGCGTGGACCCGAACTCGGGTGCACAGATCTCCAGCGTGACGATCCGCAATCCCGACGGCAGCGACAACACCGCGGTCAGCGACCTCAGCTCGTGCACCCTGAACAGCACGTTGACGCTGCGCAAGAACATCGTCGGCCGGTACGCGGCATCCGATCAGTTCACCGTCACCATCACCGGCAACGGGATCGCGTCGGGGAACACCGGCACCACGTCGGGCTCATCGACGGGACTGCAGACCGCGGCCTCGGCGACCGCGGGTGCGCTGGTCGGCGTCCCTGGCCGCACGTACACGATCACCGAGACCCCGGCCGGTGGCGCATCGCTCGCCAACTATCGGTCGACATGGGAGTGTCGTGACACGAGCAGCAGCAACGCACTCCTGGCCAGCGGGACCGGTGCGTCCGGAACGGTGACGATGCCGCTGGGCTCGAACACCGGCTCGCACGTCGTGTGCGTGTTCACGAACACGCCGATCCCGAGTTGGACGCTCTCGAAGCAGGCGCTCCGCGGCACCGATGTGCTCCCCGCCGGCGCCGCCGTCCAACCGGGCGAGGTCATCACCTACCGTGTCACCGCGACCAACACCTCGCTGGCTGCTGTCGACGCCGTCCGCCTGACGGACGACCTCACGCAGGTCCTGGACGATGCGACGTTCGTCCCGGGGTCGGCGCAGCTGGTGATCGCCGGCGGATCACCCAGCGCGGTGCCGAACCCCGTCGGTGGCCAGCTCGTGGCGGGCCCCTTCACACTGCCGGGCTCGGCCACGGCTGAGCTGACGTACCGCGTGCGGGTCGACGACGACGCCTGGTCGGCGAGGCTGACGAACGTCGTGACCGGCGCCGGAGGGACGCCTGGAGACCCTCTGCCGCCGCAGTCGTGCACGACCGCGTGCACGACGACGCAGATCACGCCGTCTCCGGTGCAGATCCAGAAGGTCGGCGAGGCATCCAGCGGCGACGTCGTCCCCATGGACGGCTCCCGATGGGCCATCTGGGACGCCGCCGTCGGCGGCACCGCGCTGGTCGACCCGGTCCCGGCCGCTACCACCGGGGGTAACCCGGTGACCGGTCTGTTCCGCGCCACCACCCTGACCGCCGGCACCTACTGGCTCGAAGAGACCCGCGCTCTCGACGGGTTCGCGCTGCTCCCCGAACGGGTCCCGTTCACCATCGCCGCGGACGGCTCGATCACCCTCGGCGCCGGCGTGTCGGCCAGCATCGAGATCGTCACCGTCGGCGGTGTCGCCACCATCCGAGTCGAGGACATGCCCGCCTTCGACCTGCCGGCCGCAGGTGGTCCGGGAGCGACCGCGATCTCGTTGGTCGGGCTCGCTCTCCTTCTCTGCAGCTTCGCAGTCGCGGGCTTCATCCGCGTGCGGCAGCGGCGATCTCCGGCTCTGCTGCGCGGGTCAGGAGAGTAG
- the upp gene encoding uracil phosphoribosyltransferase has product MRLHVADHPLVTHKLTVLRDQGTPSPVFRQLTEELVTLLAYEATRNVRVSPIEIQTPVTTTMGVKISEPRPLVVPILRAGLGMLEGMVKLIPTAEVGFLGMVRNEETLEPSTYAERLPDDLSDRQCFVLDPMLATGGSLGAAIEFLFARGAQDVTAICLLGAPEGVAAIEKQVAGRDVTLVLGAMDERLNEKGYIVPGLGDAGDRLYGTV; this is encoded by the coding sequence ATGCGCCTGCACGTCGCCGATCATCCTCTCGTCACCCACAAGCTCACGGTCCTGCGCGACCAGGGCACACCGTCGCCGGTGTTCCGCCAGCTCACAGAGGAGCTCGTGACGCTCCTGGCGTACGAGGCGACGCGCAACGTGCGGGTCTCGCCGATCGAGATCCAGACCCCCGTCACCACGACGATGGGCGTGAAGATCAGCGAGCCGCGCCCCCTCGTGGTCCCGATCCTCCGCGCGGGCCTCGGCATGCTCGAGGGCATGGTGAAGCTCATCCCGACCGCTGAGGTCGGGTTCCTCGGCATGGTGCGCAACGAGGAGACCCTCGAGCCGTCGACCTACGCCGAGCGGCTCCCCGACGACCTCAGCGACCGTCAGTGCTTCGTGCTCGACCCGATGCTCGCGACCGGTGGATCACTCGGCGCCGCCATCGAGTTCCTCTTCGCGCGCGGCGCGCAGGACGTCACGGCGATCTGTCTGCTGGGCGCTCCCGAAGGCGTCGCCGCCATCGAGAAGCAGGTCGCCGGACGCGACGTCACCCTCGTGCTGGGCGCGATGGATGAGCGCCTCAACGAGAAGGGCTACATCGTCCCCGGGCTCGGCGACGCGGGCGACCGTCTCTACGGCACGGTCTGA
- the tadA gene encoding tRNA adenosine(34) deaminase TadA: MERALALAASAAASGDVPVGAVVTDAAGAVIGEGRNLREATHDPTAHAEVVALRQAAASLGSWNLEGCTLVVTLEPCVMCAGAVLQSRVSRLVFGAWDEKAGAAGSMYDVVRDRRLPYRAEVVAGVREDEASALLRAFFDARR, translated from the coding sequence ATGGAGCGCGCGCTGGCGCTCGCCGCGTCGGCGGCCGCGTCCGGCGACGTGCCGGTGGGCGCTGTGGTGACGGATGCCGCGGGCGCCGTGATCGGCGAGGGACGCAATCTCCGCGAGGCGACCCACGACCCGACCGCGCACGCCGAGGTCGTGGCGCTCCGTCAGGCGGCGGCATCCCTCGGCTCGTGGAACCTGGAAGGGTGCACGCTCGTGGTCACCCTCGAGCCCTGTGTGATGTGCGCGGGGGCGGTGCTGCAATCCCGCGTCTCGCGCCTCGTCTTCGGGGCGTGGGACGAGAAGGCGGGCGCGGCCGGCTCGATGTACGACGTCGTGCGCGACCGGCGACTGCCGTACCGCGCCGAGGTCGTGGCGGGCGTGCGCGAGGACGAGGCATCCGCGCTGCTCCGCGCCTTCTTCGACGCGCGACGCTGA